A single genomic interval of Falsibacillus albus harbors:
- the sda gene encoding sporulation histidine kinase inhibitor Sda, which yields MYSFENMNNQDLTSAYENAIQLNLSDDLIKVLYVEMIKRGIDVQLHLSAT from the coding sequence ATGTATTCGTTTGAGAACATGAATAATCAAGATTTGACCAGCGCATATGAAAATGCCATCCAGCTAAACTTGTCTGATGATTTGATAAAAGTCCTTTATGTGGAAATGATAAAGCGGGGGATCGATGTTCAACTTCACCTTTCCGCTACTTGA
- a CDS encoding BTAD domain-containing putative transcriptional regulator, with the protein MNSSMIIVDTKLIPPMVKDTFVRRPSLMKKMKAISDHSATLLHSGAGYGKSAALSLYLSDGSKKICWYTITSSDDDILPFVTYIIHAIRRKYGEFGEDLLEYIQTMDKYFREEQLNTLTSAFMNELTNIREEMIIVLDDFHLVDHSFTINQWLERVIDLLPVHIHLVISSRVRPKWKQLAKWKLSKKLFEIGEADLILNHEEIELLFTDFYHTSLQPDEVVQIHEFTEGWVIALAMIGEQLDNQAGGANELSSILKHQHSTMDELFRYLAHEVFSQQSSIIQHFLKQTSILEEITPEICDEILGFPASEMMLEQLSGRNTFVQKTQGTKQYRFHALFKVFLERKLQEEDPVLFKELHQKSAKYYIHKQQWELAIFHYEKIHLNSAIGELLEKWGPQMLQAGKLEGLYERLKKLPLEVKNQYLALWLYEGDVLRYRSFYDKAEKCYLRLIELSQSKGQYRLCSKAHEGIAKIYLDTIQPMRAEKYLFRALELLEKTNHQTLDETQELYRLITENFVNSGNAMKAEKWYGKLSAENFSLQEGNLDARMFLRTGRLAQAKEVLIERQSLQTSSVPQSHRETDLLISLIEVFMGNGENAKKLAQKGIEQGIRYQTPFIEACGWIRMGHAVQQLERYESSLAEQCYMTALSIMETINVSRGKAEPYMGLCILYGRNGETEKAQEVGNKALYETKKVQDLWLSSLIQLCMGISYVYRGDYEAALKLINAAHKGAEICGDQYGEALGHYWQAVIASEIGDIERFSLAMNRFLKDVQFGQYEFIFFRQTTFGPRDLQSHVPLLIKAKELGIYPAFTQKILKEIGHGEIESHPGYTLSIKTFGEFKVKIGEAVIEERDWQREKARELLQFFVIHRGEWWRKEDICHELWPENDEKSNERDFKVALNALNNALEPNRKPREKPFFIQRLNNGYGLNIKAVIEIDCSQMKQLVQEGIHENQIEKAVILLRKGLSLYSGEFLAERKGERWCQAEKEKWKLIFLRGAERLAQQLVQMQAFDEAIQWCDTILIYDSSWEEAYRLLMFCYYHKNNRPQAIKWYKKCINELKEELGVEPMEPTKQMYEMILNADEYNGPITY; encoded by the coding sequence ATGAATTCTTCAATGATAATAGTTGACACGAAACTGATTCCTCCGATGGTCAAGGATACTTTCGTAAGAAGGCCATCCTTAATGAAAAAAATGAAAGCGATTTCTGATCATTCCGCCACGCTCCTTCATTCAGGAGCAGGATACGGGAAAAGTGCTGCACTAAGCCTTTATTTATCCGACGGAAGCAAAAAAATTTGCTGGTATACGATCACTTCCAGCGATGATGATATTTTGCCGTTCGTTACATATATCATACATGCAATCCGAAGGAAGTACGGAGAATTCGGGGAAGACCTTCTTGAGTATATTCAAACCATGGACAAGTATTTTCGGGAAGAACAGTTAAACACACTGACATCGGCTTTTATGAATGAATTAACTAATATCAGAGAAGAAATGATCATCGTCCTTGACGATTTTCACCTGGTCGACCATTCCTTTACGATCAATCAATGGCTGGAAAGGGTGATCGATCTTCTCCCTGTCCATATACATCTTGTGATTTCAAGCAGAGTAAGGCCAAAGTGGAAACAGCTGGCCAAGTGGAAACTCTCAAAAAAACTGTTTGAAATAGGAGAGGCGGATCTCATCCTGAATCATGAAGAGATAGAGCTGCTGTTTACAGATTTTTATCATACCTCCCTTCAGCCTGACGAGGTGGTTCAAATCCATGAATTTACGGAAGGCTGGGTAATTGCTTTAGCGATGATCGGCGAACAATTGGACAATCAAGCGGGTGGAGCGAATGAGCTTTCGTCCATTTTAAAGCATCAGCATTCTACCATGGATGAGCTGTTCCGCTACCTTGCCCATGAGGTTTTTTCACAGCAATCCTCCATTATCCAGCATTTCTTGAAGCAGACTTCGATCCTGGAGGAAATCACCCCTGAAATCTGTGATGAAATACTTGGCTTTCCTGCCTCGGAAATGATGCTTGAACAGCTGTCTGGAAGGAATACCTTTGTTCAGAAAACTCAGGGCACGAAACAATATCGTTTCCACGCCCTGTTTAAAGTCTTTCTTGAAAGAAAGTTACAGGAGGAAGATCCGGTTTTGTTCAAAGAGCTCCATCAAAAAAGCGCAAAATACTATATTCATAAACAACAGTGGGAATTGGCAATCTTTCATTATGAAAAAATCCATTTAAACTCGGCGATCGGGGAATTGCTGGAAAAATGGGGGCCGCAGATGCTTCAGGCCGGAAAGCTCGAAGGTCTCTATGAAAGGTTGAAAAAGCTGCCCCTTGAGGTCAAGAATCAATATTTGGCCCTTTGGTTGTATGAAGGTGATGTTTTAAGGTATCGCTCCTTCTATGACAAGGCCGAAAAATGCTATCTTAGGCTTATTGAATTATCACAATCGAAAGGGCAATATCGCTTATGCAGCAAGGCGCATGAAGGCATCGCCAAGATTTATCTGGATACGATACAGCCGATGAGGGCAGAAAAGTATTTATTTCGAGCACTTGAATTGCTGGAAAAAACCAACCATCAGACTCTTGATGAGACACAAGAGCTGTATCGCTTGATTACCGAGAATTTTGTAAATTCCGGAAACGCCATGAAGGCTGAAAAATGGTACGGAAAGTTGTCCGCAGAAAACTTCTCCCTCCAGGAAGGGAATTTGGATGCAAGAATGTTCCTCCGAACGGGAAGACTGGCTCAGGCAAAAGAGGTCCTCATAGAACGTCAATCATTACAAACATCCTCTGTTCCTCAATCACATCGGGAAACCGACTTGCTGATCTCCTTAATCGAAGTGTTCATGGGTAATGGAGAAAATGCCAAGAAATTGGCCCAAAAAGGGATTGAACAAGGCATTCGGTATCAAACTCCCTTCATAGAGGCATGCGGATGGATCAGAATGGGGCATGCCGTCCAGCAATTGGAAAGGTATGAATCCAGCCTGGCTGAACAATGTTACATGACGGCCCTTTCGATCATGGAAACAATCAATGTGTCCAGAGGAAAAGCAGAGCCGTATATGGGACTTTGCATTTTATATGGTAGAAATGGTGAAACGGAAAAGGCACAGGAAGTTGGAAATAAAGCTCTATATGAAACGAAAAAGGTCCAGGATCTCTGGTTGTCGTCCTTGATCCAGCTCTGCATGGGGATCTCATATGTTTACAGAGGCGATTATGAAGCGGCTTTAAAATTGATCAATGCCGCCCATAAAGGGGCCGAGATTTGCGGGGATCAATACGGGGAAGCACTGGGTCATTATTGGCAAGCTGTAATTGCCAGCGAAATTGGAGATATTGAAAGGTTTTCATTGGCTATGAATCGGTTTTTAAAGGATGTTCAATTCGGACAATATGAATTTATTTTTTTTAGGCAGACCACTTTTGGTCCAAGGGATCTTCAATCCCATGTCCCATTGCTGATTAAAGCGAAAGAACTCGGCATCTATCCTGCATTCACACAGAAGATTTTGAAAGAAATCGGCCACGGAGAAATTGAATCACATCCAGGATACACGCTGAGCATAAAGACATTTGGAGAATTTAAAGTAAAGATAGGGGAGGCAGTCATTGAAGAAAGAGACTGGCAGCGTGAGAAAGCAAGGGAGCTTCTCCAGTTTTTTGTCATCCACCGAGGAGAGTGGTGGAGAAAAGAGGACATTTGCCATGAACTTTGGCCGGAAAATGATGAAAAGAGCAATGAAAGGGACTTTAAGGTTGCGCTTAATGCTCTGAACAATGCACTGGAACCCAATCGAAAACCAAGGGAAAAGCCGTTTTTTATCCAGCGCCTGAATAATGGGTATGGTTTGAATATAAAAGCTGTCATCGAAATTGATTGTAGTCAAATGAAGCAATTGGTCCAGGAGGGAATTCATGAAAACCAGATTGAAAAAGCCGTCATATTACTAAGGAAGGGGTTGTCATTATACTCTGGGGAATTCCTTGCAGAAAGAAAAGGCGAACGATGGTGCCAGGCGGAAAAGGAAAAATGGAAGCTCATTTTCTTAAGGGGGGCCGAACGCCTTGCGCAACAGCTCGTACAAATGCAGGCATTCGATGAAGCCATACAATGGTGCGATACGATATTGATTTATGATTCTTCCTGGGAAGAGGCCTATCGACTGCTCATGTTCTGCTATTATCATAAAAATAATCGGCCACAGGCAATAAAATGGTATAAAAAATGCATCAATGAATTGAAGGAAGAACTCGGTGTAGAGCCGATGGAACCGACGAAGCAGATGTATGAAATGATCTTGAATGCAGATGAATACAATGGGCCTATCACCTATTAG
- the lepB gene encoding signal peptidase I: MQEKWKQEGFEWLKAFVIGLIIFVIIRAFFFSNYVVEGKSMMPTLQDGNKLVVNKIGYEIGSLHRFDVIVFHATKEDDYVKRVIGLPGDTIEYKNDILYVNGKPQKEPYLDKYKSEVMDGKLTGDFTLKELTNKEKVPKGKIFVLGDNRRNSMDSRIFGFVDESKVVGKVDLRYWPLKEWDVNF; encoded by the coding sequence ATGCAAGAAAAATGGAAGCAAGAAGGATTTGAATGGTTAAAAGCGTTTGTTATTGGACTCATCATCTTTGTCATCATTCGTGCTTTTTTCTTTTCGAATTATGTAGTCGAAGGAAAGTCGATGATGCCCACCCTTCAGGATGGAAATAAATTAGTAGTGAATAAAATCGGATATGAAATCGGAAGCCTGCATCGATTCGATGTCATTGTCTTCCATGCAACGAAAGAAGATGATTATGTAAAACGGGTCATCGGACTGCCTGGCGATACCATTGAGTACAAAAATGATATTTTATATGTTAACGGTAAGCCGCAGAAAGAACCATATCTGGATAAATATAAATCAGAGGTCATGGATGGAAAACTCACAGGTGATTTCACCTTGAAAGAATTAACCAATAAAGAAAAGGTGCCGAAAGGAAAAATCTTCGTCCTTGGCGATAATAGAAGGAACAGCATGGATAGCAGAATCTTCGGCTTTGTCGACGAAAGCAAAGTGGTCGGAAAAGTCGATTTAAGATATTGGCCATTAAAAGAATGGGATGTTAACTTTTAA
- a CDS encoding TVP38/TMEM64 family protein, protein MDLAAIKEWMTFDHLMNVIQQYRSLGPVAGVLLPTVEAFFPFVPLFLIVLANVNAFGLWLGFTLSWCGASLGSMLVFLFFRQYGQRKLFHFLQRHKQVNRLMDWINRHGFGPLFLLLCFPFTPSALVNVVAGLSNIRFVQYLMAVLIGKLIMIFTISYIGHDVGSLVEHPKKTAFVLAVTFILWLGGKQVEKAMALSAKKKEQRG, encoded by the coding sequence ATGGATTTGGCTGCAATAAAAGAATGGATGACATTTGACCATTTAATGAATGTTATTCAGCAATATCGTTCATTAGGTCCGGTTGCAGGGGTGCTATTGCCGACGGTGGAAGCTTTTTTTCCATTTGTGCCGCTGTTTTTAATCGTACTGGCAAATGTGAATGCATTCGGTTTATGGCTTGGGTTTACCCTCTCCTGGTGCGGTGCTTCTCTCGGATCGATGCTGGTATTTTTGTTCTTTCGGCAATATGGACAAAGAAAGCTTTTCCACTTTTTGCAGCGACATAAACAAGTAAATCGACTGATGGACTGGATAAACCGCCATGGTTTCGGTCCATTATTTTTATTACTATGCTTTCCATTTACACCCTCGGCATTGGTGAATGTCGTTGCAGGACTTTCGAATATACGATTTGTTCAATATTTGATGGCGGTGCTGATTGGGAAGCTGATCATGATTTTTACAATCAGCTACATCGGACATGATGTCGGATCATTGGTGGAACATCCTAAAAAAACCGCCTTCGTCCTGGCCGTCACCTTTATCTTATGGCTTGGGGGAAAGCAAGTTGAGAAAGCAATGGCTCTATCTGCTAAAAAGAAGGAACAAAGGGGTTAA
- a CDS encoding S9 family peptidase — protein MTKSRGMKAEDLYRLKSAVDPNISPDGKEFVYIQTHIDEEKKEYISNLFYMDLKTRKEEQWTFDQGRVSTPKWSPDGSRVAFVSNRSGKNQIYLLSKSGGEARQLTEAVNGAQNPVWSPCGEKVAFTLSLSNDETIHLKAENNDTDDPKDLEPLVVEKMKYKSDANGFLDDKKSFIAIKNLKTDELIQITSANYHTHLQSWSPDGSCIAYTADELEEDDFSFKNDVYLYHLESKETEKITGGKGIYWTATWSQDSRFLSFIGHTREFENATHSKIWLYNRETRELTCFTEEFDAPVGDYMVGDFHQGAVNPGVQWTSDHQGFYFMASDHGNTALYYGNVSGEIYPAVVEEQHIYGFSLQHKEHKGIIAVSKPTLPGEFYSIDLEKGELEQLTHINDSFIEDIELSHAEPFEFQGPEGWSVQGWIMKPAGFKENEKYPTILEIHGGPHAMYGQTYMHEFQMLTAQGYAVIFVNPRGSHGYGQAFVNAVRGDYGGNDYADIMAGVDYALSQFEFIDQDRLGVTGGSYGGFMTNWIIGHTDIFKAAVTQRCISNWISFYGVSDIGYYFSEWQIGADLNDIEKLWKHSPLAYVGKMDTPLLIIHSEKDYRCPIEQAEQLFIALKRQKKTVKMIRFPESNHELSRSGKPNLRIKRLESIRDWFKESL, from the coding sequence TTGACAAAGAGCAGAGGCATGAAGGCAGAGGATCTTTACAGGCTAAAATCAGCCGTCGATCCAAACATATCCCCTGATGGGAAGGAATTCGTATACATACAGACACATATCGACGAAGAGAAGAAAGAGTATATTTCCAACCTGTTCTATATGGACTTGAAAACGAGGAAAGAAGAACAATGGACGTTTGATCAAGGCAGGGTATCAACACCTAAATGGTCACCCGACGGAAGCAGGGTGGCCTTTGTTTCAAACCGATCAGGAAAAAACCAAATATATTTGCTTTCAAAAAGCGGTGGTGAGGCAAGACAGCTTACAGAGGCAGTAAACGGCGCGCAAAATCCTGTTTGGTCTCCATGCGGCGAAAAGGTTGCATTCACTTTGTCCCTATCCAACGATGAAACCATCCATTTGAAAGCAGAAAACAACGACACTGATGACCCGAAAGACCTTGAGCCCCTTGTTGTAGAAAAAATGAAATATAAATCGGATGCAAACGGATTTTTGGATGATAAAAAATCATTCATCGCCATCAAAAATTTAAAAACGGATGAACTCATTCAAATAACTTCTGCAAACTATCATACCCATCTGCAGTCATGGTCGCCTGATGGGAGCTGCATTGCGTATACAGCGGATGAATTGGAGGAAGACGATTTTTCCTTTAAAAACGATGTTTATCTGTATCATCTTGAAAGCAAGGAAACCGAGAAGATTACGGGGGGAAAAGGTATTTACTGGACCGCCACTTGGTCACAGGACAGCAGATTCTTGAGCTTTATCGGGCATACACGCGAATTTGAAAATGCCACCCATTCAAAAATATGGCTCTATAATCGAGAAACGAGAGAGCTGACTTGCTTTACAGAAGAATTTGATGCACCAGTCGGAGATTATATGGTAGGTGATTTCCACCAAGGTGCCGTCAATCCCGGTGTTCAGTGGACTTCCGATCATCAAGGGTTTTACTTTATGGCATCGGACCATGGAAATACGGCATTGTACTACGGGAATGTGTCAGGGGAAATTTATCCCGCCGTCGTGGAAGAACAGCATATATATGGTTTTTCCCTGCAGCATAAGGAGCACAAGGGGATTATCGCGGTCAGTAAGCCGACGCTTCCTGGTGAATTTTATTCCATTGATCTGGAAAAAGGAGAACTCGAGCAGCTCACCCATATCAACGATTCCTTCATTGAGGATATTGAGCTCTCGCATGCGGAGCCATTTGAGTTTCAAGGTCCGGAAGGCTGGAGCGTACAGGGCTGGATCATGAAACCTGCGGGCTTTAAAGAAAATGAAAAATACCCGACGATTCTTGAAATACACGGTGGACCGCACGCGATGTATGGCCAGACGTATATGCATGAATTTCAAATGCTCACTGCACAAGGGTACGCGGTGATTTTTGTCAATCCAAGGGGGAGCCATGGATACGGGCAGGCTTTCGTAAATGCCGTAAGAGGCGACTACGGAGGAAATGACTACGCTGATATCATGGCTGGTGTGGACTATGCTCTATCGCAATTCGAATTCATTGATCAAGATCGTCTTGGAGTGACCGGCGGCAGCTACGGCGGTTTTATGACAAACTGGATCATCGGGCATACGGACATATTCAAAGCGGCAGTCACGCAGCGATGCATTTCAAATTGGATCAGCTTTTACGGTGTCAGTGATATCGGCTACTATTTTTCTGAATGGCAAATCGGTGCTGACTTAAACGATATTGAAAAACTGTGGAAACATTCGCCATTGGCCTATGTAGGGAAAATGGATACACCACTGTTGATCATTCACAGCGAGAAGGATTACCGATGTCCGATAGAACAGGCTGAACAGTTATTCATCGCATTGAAGAGACAGAAGAAAACGGTGAAAATGATCCGTTTTCCTGAATCCAACCATGAGCTATCCAGAAGCGGAAAACCTAATTTACGAATCAAGCGATTGGAATCAATTAGAGATTGGTTTAAAGAATCTTTGTAA
- a CDS encoding competence protein ComK gives MELNKKMIEEYEINPFTMMMRPVQYGSKVYTEVYELNDQFLSPFKPLDIVKKSCEYFGSSFIGRKEGTKQLTGITRKPPIIVDPHTSIYLFPTTAPTRPQCIWISLEHIKDRKPLEDNSALVTFDNDQSFSLPISIYSFENQFLRTTSLKTRFQKRIGKMEMMAWERNPPSYSRLGASEKKQSYIIQLKDFEKAEKQEI, from the coding sequence ATGGAGTTAAACAAGAAGATGATTGAGGAATACGAAATAAATCCGTTTACAATGATGATGCGCCCCGTTCAATATGGCTCTAAGGTGTATACGGAAGTCTATGAACTGAATGATCAATTTCTTTCGCCTTTCAAACCGTTAGACATTGTAAAGAAAAGCTGTGAATATTTCGGTTCTAGTTTCATTGGCAGAAAAGAAGGAACGAAACAGCTGACAGGCATTACCCGCAAGCCCCCAATCATCGTAGACCCTCACACTTCGATCTATTTATTTCCGACCACAGCCCCGACAAGACCTCAATGTATATGGATTTCTCTCGAGCATATAAAGGACAGGAAGCCCTTGGAAGACAACTCAGCTTTAGTTACATTTGACAATGATCAGTCCTTTTCACTCCCAATATCCATTTATTCGTTTGAAAATCAATTTTTAAGGACAACCAGCCTCAAGACCCGTTTTCAAAAAAGAATAGGAAAAATGGAAATGATGGCTTGGGAGAGGAATCCTCCTTCTTATTCTCGGCTTGGCGCCTCTGAAAAAAAACAATCATATATCATTCAATTAAAGGATTTTGAAAAGGCAGAGAAACAAGAAATATAA
- a CDS encoding IDEAL domain-containing protein, giving the protein MKKDKSYSELMKACAMTKNQSKESFMNEVYVDMLLQEVLLTREKDLLSASIDAALDARDETTFNQLAKKYVELQKKLGL; this is encoded by the coding sequence ATGAAAAAAGATAAGTCTTATTCGGAATTGATGAAAGCCTGTGCGATGACCAAGAACCAATCCAAGGAATCTTTTATGAATGAGGTTTATGTTGACATGCTGCTTCAAGAGGTATTATTGACACGGGAAAAGGATTTACTGTCAGCTTCCATTGATGCCGCTCTCGACGCAAGAGATGAGACAACCTTCAATCAACTGGCCAAAAAATATGTGGAACTTCAAAAAAAATTGGGATTATAA
- a CDS encoding M48 family metallopeptidase — MVRKWAFNAVLAYLLFGLLIYAYLFYLSDAAVPHSLKGSSVDPATFMNGREQMLSEEYSKIRNLLFFLSTPYDWLFYFLVLIFGISRTFERWAKKTSRFHLLQSAIYLFWLSLASFIVTFPISYLSHSLSRTYHISTQGFHSWMKDELIDFWVNYATMLIVVAVLYALMKKFRKKWWLAAWVLSIPFTIFMMYIQPVVIDPLYNDFYPLEDKQLETKILDLASKAHIPAKHVYEVNMSEKTNALNAYVTGVGSHSRIVLWDTTLNKLSDKEILFVMAHEMGHYVEKHIYFGIAGYLLLSLVGLWLTSKLMEKMMKRKEDLKVTGISHLSSLPLFLLITSILLFAASPLTNAVSRYEETRADRYAMEMTHDPKAGVKTFQDLTKSGLSEVNPPWLVKIFRYGHPTMLERIQMVETYEYKK; from the coding sequence TTGGTAAGAAAATGGGCTTTTAATGCCGTTTTAGCTTATTTATTGTTTGGCCTGCTGATTTACGCCTATTTATTTTATTTGTCGGATGCGGCTGTCCCGCATTCTTTGAAGGGGAGCAGTGTTGATCCTGCAACATTTATGAACGGCCGTGAACAGATGCTCAGTGAAGAATATTCAAAGATTCGAAATTTGCTTTTCTTTTTATCGACTCCTTACGATTGGTTATTTTATTTTCTTGTCTTGATTTTTGGCATCTCCCGTACGTTTGAGAGATGGGCAAAGAAAACATCGCGTTTTCATTTGCTGCAGAGTGCCATTTATTTATTTTGGCTGTCTCTAGCATCCTTCATTGTCACCTTTCCGATAAGTTATTTATCGCATAGTCTGTCGAGGACCTATCATATCTCTACGCAAGGCTTCCACTCTTGGATGAAGGATGAACTGATTGATTTCTGGGTGAACTACGCCACGATGCTCATTGTCGTAGCTGTACTATATGCATTGATGAAAAAGTTTCGAAAGAAGTGGTGGCTTGCTGCATGGGTGCTGTCCATCCCGTTTACCATTTTCATGATGTATATCCAGCCGGTGGTCATTGATCCGCTTTATAATGACTTCTATCCGCTTGAAGATAAACAGCTGGAGACCAAAATTCTGGATCTTGCTTCAAAAGCACATATACCGGCCAAACATGTATATGAAGTGAATATGTCTGAAAAAACGAATGCGCTGAATGCATATGTTACAGGAGTGGGATCTCATTCCCGGATTGTACTGTGGGACACAACGCTCAATAAGCTCAGTGATAAAGAAATCCTGTTCGTGATGGCGCATGAGATGGGCCATTATGTTGAGAAGCACATTTATTTCGGAATTGCAGGATATCTTCTCTTGTCTTTGGTTGGGCTTTGGCTGACCTCAAAGTTGATGGAAAAAATGATGAAAAGAAAAGAGGATTTGAAAGTAACGGGGATTTCTCATTTAAGCTCCCTGCCGCTCTTCCTCCTAATCACATCCATCCTTTTGTTTGCGGCAAGCCCGTTGACCAATGCTGTTTCGCGATATGAGGAAACGAGGGCTGATCGGTATGCGATGGAAATGACGCATGATCCAAAAGCGGGGGTAAAAACGTTCCAGGACTTGACGAAGTCCGGACTGAGTGAAGTAAATCCGCCTTGGCTTGTGAAGATCTTCCGCTACGGACACCCAACAATGCTTGAGAGGATTCAAATGGTGGAAACATACGAATATAAAAAATAG
- a CDS encoding AzlD domain-containing protein, which translates to MESKLLWMIIGMGVVTYLPRMLPFVLFRGRELPPFVQGVLKNVPYATLGALIFPGILLIKNQDVWFGVIGAAASFILALLGANVIFVVLGAIGILSVYSYFF; encoded by the coding sequence ATGGAAAGTAAGCTACTGTGGATGATCATCGGAATGGGAGTTGTCACATACCTTCCACGGATGCTTCCATTTGTTTTGTTCAGGGGCAGGGAGCTTCCTCCGTTTGTTCAAGGAGTTCTAAAAAACGTCCCGTATGCTACATTGGGGGCACTTATTTTTCCAGGCATTCTTCTCATTAAAAATCAAGATGTTTGGTTTGGGGTGATCGGTGCTGCGGCGTCGTTTATTTTGGCGCTGCTTGGCGCAAATGTCATTTTTGTTGTTTTGGGAGCCATAGGGATACTAAGTGTGTATTCATATTTTTTTTAG
- a CDS encoding AzlC family ABC transporter permease, with the protein MELSRERIYVSDFRQGLQGGVSIGVGYLPIALTFGLLAKTTGLSLMETVSMSVFVFAGASQYISLSLIAVGASVFEIILTTFIVNIRHLLMSASLNEKVEPASAWTKSIYAFGITDETFSVAATREGTVKTGYIYGVIVLAYGSWVINSGIGYLIGASLPHSLQESMTVALYAMFVGLLVPSLKKSRKVMFLAVLAAAFHSILEFFSWLSAGWAIVCSTLLSSIIVEGIEYLRKKGGMGHGK; encoded by the coding sequence ATGGAACTATCAAGGGAAAGAATATATGTTTCCGATTTTCGGCAGGGGCTTCAGGGTGGTGTAAGCATTGGTGTCGGTTATTTGCCGATTGCTTTGACGTTTGGTCTATTGGCAAAGACGACTGGGCTTTCTTTAATGGAAACTGTCAGTATGAGTGTGTTTGTTTTTGCAGGTGCATCACAATACATTTCGTTGAGCTTGATCGCTGTTGGCGCAAGTGTGTTTGAAATCATTCTCACGACCTTCATCGTAAATATTCGTCACTTGTTGATGTCAGCCTCCTTGAATGAAAAGGTGGAGCCTGCAAGCGCTTGGACAAAATCCATCTATGCCTTTGGGATTACGGATGAAACGTTTTCTGTCGCTGCCACCAGAGAAGGTACGGTTAAGACGGGGTACATATACGGCGTGATCGTCCTTGCTTATGGGAGCTGGGTCATCAATTCTGGGATTGGCTATTTGATTGGCGCAAGCCTTCCCCATTCCCTTCAGGAAAGCATGACTGTCGCATTATATGCCATGTTTGTCGGACTCCTTGTCCCATCATTAAAAAAGAGCCGGAAAGTGATGTTTTTAGCTGTTCTAGCCGCTGCCTTCCATTCAATACTCGAGTTTTTTTCCTGGTTGTCAGCGGGATGGGCCATAGTATGTTCTACATTGTTATCATCCATAATAGTAGAAGGGATCGAGTATTTGCGGAAAAAAGGGGGGATGGGCCATGGAAAGTAA
- a CDS encoding helix-turn-helix domain-containing protein, producing the protein MEHLQKQIGENLKKIRKNRELSLDQTAALTGVSKAMLGQIERGESNPTVATLWKIANGLKVSFSTFLKKPGSPVTIINSAELEPIQEDGGKYRVFNIFPYDPNKKLEIYKVELSPGCSYTSEGHPNGVEEFITVNSGKLTLEVNDEVYEVKQGSSLHFHADFQHTYQAQEETVCQMVIYYHT; encoded by the coding sequence ATGGAACATCTTCAAAAACAAATCGGGGAGAATTTGAAAAAAATAAGAAAAAACAGAGAGTTAAGCCTCGATCAAACCGCTGCACTAACAGGAGTCAGCAAAGCCATGCTCGGTCAGATCGAAAGGGGTGAATCAAATCCCACCGTAGCCACCCTTTGGAAAATCGCCAATGGACTGAAAGTATCCTTCTCTACTTTTCTTAAAAAACCGGGCTCTCCCGTAACCATCATCAACTCGGCAGAATTAGAACCAATCCAGGAAGACGGCGGGAAATATAGAGTATTTAATATATTCCCTTATGACCCCAACAAAAAGCTTGAAATCTATAAAGTGGAACTCTCACCGGGCTGCAGCTACACCAGTGAGGGGCACCCGAATGGCGTCGAAGAATTCATCACAGTCAACAGCGGAAAATTGACATTGGAAGTGAACGATGAAGTGTATGAAGTCAAGCAAGGCTCATCCCTTCATTTCCATGCTGATTTTCAACACACCTATCAAGCACAAGAGGAGACCGTATGCCAAATGGTCATCTATTACCATACGTAA